The genomic segment TCTTCGTAGAAAGGCAAGTTACCGATTTCCGGCCACAAGCCATTGCAGATAAAATAAATCAGCATTACGACGCCGATCAGCCCTCCGATTCGCACAAGCGGAGACAAACGCATTGCAGTCACCACTTTTACTGGCGTCATCGCAGCGGTCCACCCCCAGGCACAACCAACGTACAAGACAATCCACAATTGGCTGGTCGGCATGACAATCAACCCCGACACCAAGCCATCGACCAGAATCGCCACAGCGGTAGTCAGCAGTGCAGCAAGCGTTAAATGGCTTTTGCTGTCTATAGGTTCCAGGTGCTTACGCACCGCCAGCAACTTCTTAAATCCAAGCGCAATGGCTGTTATCAGGCAAAGCAAAGCTGGGACACCCCATTCAGAAGCAATCTGCAGCACCCAGTTATGGGGGTGTGCGCCAATCTGCGCGTCGCGACTGTAATGCGCAAAGTGCAAGGGTCCAGCCCCCAGCCAAGGATAGGCTAGCGTCATCTCCCATGCGCGTACCCATAACCTCCAACGACTGGAACTGGGATTTTCAATGGTGCGGTCGAGCACCGAAAATAAAAAACCGAACGGTTGCAAGCCCAGCGAAAGTGGCACAAGCACGTAGAACAAGAAATATAAACCCAAGCCAGTCATCGCCGTCCACAGTATCTGCCTGCACCATGGAAAGGCCGCTTTTCTGAGATAAAACAAAGTCACGCAAATACCGGCAAGTACGCCAATAAAAGTTCCACGGCTGGCAGATAAAAAAAGAAGTGTCCACCATATCGAGGCAACGCCCCAGGCAAACATTTTTTTCCCTCCACCATCAACGCGACTACTCCATAGGCACAGAAGTGGCAAAGTAATCGTTTGAACGTGGTTAAAAAAGCGGTAATTATTAAATCCGAAGATTAGCCCTCCATTCGACGGCTGTCGGCCTGTCGCTATGATGGCTATGTATATGACGATTTCGACGAAAATATAGAAGGTGCATCCTATGCCGCACAATCGCAATATCTGATCAAAAAGGGCATCACTCTCGCGAGCCACCTCGCGCGCGATTATGTAGGACATCCCGAATAACGACAGGGAATTTGCCCATTCAAAAAGAGCGTGTCGCATTGAATAGGCAAACAGACTGGAAACCAAGCCGAGTGCAAAAAAAATGACGAGCAAGCAGATCAAGCGAATATTGCCGGACCAGTTGACCGATATATTTCTCGCCAGGTAGAGCGCAAAGACAATAATCGCTGCTGTCGAACAGAAAATTTCGATAATGCGCTGATTGTCATGAAAACCGGCGCCAGGAACTAATGGGAAGAACAACAACGGGCTGAACAATACCGCGAATACAACCAGATATGCAACAGAAAAAGTGGGAAGAGACCGGCGATACCTCAGGGCATCCATTTTTTCCTAACCAATTACGTTACTCACATGGTGCTTTTTTTAGGCGAAAAACTGCGAGCCGGCTTCATGCGCCGGCAACCAACCCGAATGAATACTGATAAAACCGACCTCGCCACGTACTTCCGACCGCGCGGCCACCAGCGTCAAAAAGTGCAATGCTATGATACTAACAGAGGATAATTGCCCCATATCCATATTCAGCAAGTGACGCCGAACAAAAGCAAATCAAAAGCTAGTCTGACTACATTATTTTCAGAAAATATCACCATGACCAACAAAACCCCAGCATCCACCAACCTGACTCATTTCGACGCATCCGGCCAGGCCCACATGGTCGATGTGGGTAGCAAAAATGACACGCACCGCATCGCAGTCGCCAGCGGCTGTATCCGTATGAAAGCTGAAACGCTGGCCTTGATACAGTCTGGCACGGCAAAGAAAGGCGACGTGCTTGGAATCGCACGTATTGCCGCCATCATGGCGACCAAGCGCACCAGCGATCTGATTCCTTTGTGCCATCCTTTGGCGCTGACGCGGGTTACTGTCGATTTCAGTATTGATGAAGGCAATTCCAGCATCACCTGCAACGCACAGGCGGAAACCGTGGGCAAGACCGGAGTTGAGATGGAAGCACTAACCGCGGTCCAGATCGGCTTGCTTACGATTTACGATATGTGCAAGGCGGTGGATCGGGGAATGGTGATTACCGATGTGAGGGTGATGGAAAAACATGGCGGCAAGTCGGGGGACTGGACTGCTGAATAACGGTGACACAAAATACCGCTCAGTAATTAACTGAGCGGTATTACCACAAATCAAGTATTTTAAAAACTCAATTCTGTGGTTTTTCTACGGTGTGAGTAGGAGATCACACTTCCCTACCCAGTCAATTCACATTAGCATTTAAGGCCACGCTTACCTGCGTCACAGGCAGTTCCTGTCATATTCCAGGTCAGGTTGCTGCCGCTTGTACCAACGAGTGGTGTTAAAACGAGGGCATCCGCTGTTCCACTAGC from the Collimonas arenae genome contains:
- a CDS encoding O-antigen ligase family protein, yielding MDALRYRRSLPTFSVAYLVVFAVLFSPLLFFPLVPGAGFHDNQRIIEIFCSTAAIIVFALYLARNISVNWSGNIRLICLLVIFFALGLVSSLFAYSMRHALFEWANSLSLFGMSYIIAREVARESDALFDQILRLCGIGCTFYIFVEIVIYIAIIATGRQPSNGGLIFGFNNYRFFNHVQTITLPLLCLWSSRVDGGGKKMFAWGVASIWWTLLFLSASRGTFIGVLAGICVTLFYLRKAAFPWCRQILWTAMTGLGLYFLFYVLVPLSLGLQPFGFLFSVLDRTIENPSSSRWRLWVRAWEMTLAYPWLGAGPLHFAHYSRDAQIGAHPHNWVLQIASEWGVPALLCLITAIALGFKKLLAVRKHLEPIDSKSHLTLAALLTTAVAILVDGLVSGLIVMPTSQLWIVLYVGCAWGWTAAMTPVKVVTAMRLSPLVRIGGLIGVVMLIYFICNGLWPEIGNLPFYEEKNLQKDIYADPAYRPRVWLGGYF
- the moaC gene encoding cyclic pyranopterin monophosphate synthase MoaC codes for the protein MTNKTPASTNLTHFDASGQAHMVDVGSKNDTHRIAVASGCIRMKAETLALIQSGTAKKGDVLGIARIAAIMATKRTSDLIPLCHPLALTRVTVDFSIDEGNSSITCNAQAETVGKTGVEMEALTAVQIGLLTIYDMCKAVDRGMVITDVRVMEKHGGKSGDWTAE